In Spirochaetota bacterium, one genomic interval encodes:
- a CDS encoding TOBE domain-containing protein — MKISARNMIKGKVKALTHGAVNTEVVVELPGGTEIVSIITKTSADSLGLAQGKEVYAVIKASNVMLAVD; from the coding sequence ATGAAGATAAGCGCGCGTAACATGATCAAAGGCAAAGTTAAGGCGTTGACGCACGGGGCCGTCAACACGGAAGTAGTGGTGGAGCTTCCCGGGGGCACTGAGATCGTATCCATCATTACCAAAACATCCGCCGATTCGCTTGGTCTCGCGCAGGGAAAAGAGGTGTACGCGGTCATAAAGGCCTCCAATGTGATGCTCGCGGTCGACTGA
- a CDS encoding acyl-CoA dehydrogenase, translated as MALNPLVDSRDVRFVLFEALEAEKLNQYSKFADFDKDTFEATLDLAEQIAVEQIYPTAALGDKEGGCKYDPQTKQVAIPPCYKPVLDAYYQAGLFGLSDEPDHGGSGMPVAINAAVMEYMCAANYPLGMYPGLSHGAMELIVEFGTKEQQHEYMPKMMSGEWGGTMCLTEPEAGSDVGNLKAKAVKQADGTYLITGQKIFISSGENDYYKNMIHPVLARIEGDPRGTKGISIFIVPKYLINKDGSLGEFNDVTCTGIEHKMGIAGSATAQLAFGDNGKCVGYLLGKERQGMKIMFKMMNFARMGVAIQGQGNASAAYMHAVTYTKGRLQGAHVTQMLNPEAPLVPIIQHPDVVRMLLWMKSHLEGQRFLTYYMFYNIDLATVMEGDLQKEANGLVELLTPICKSGCTDKSVEITSEAVQCYGGYGYCADYPVEKYMRDSKILPIWEGTNAIQSMDLTMRKILMNPEQFNYNAWKKRVDEVVKKAKGVVEDKYIDMVARGMTKLDEVIEMMKGQMAGGKFMHLFMNATLLQQAMYMLAMAWAHLWMLTITIPKRKAIVGDAKGADLNKLLADNPEAAFYSGKVLSSQFYIGMEFPKYFGRIEGLLGGEAAVIKASPEIFTGALEA; from the coding sequence ATGGCCTTAAATCCATTGGTTGATTCTCGGGACGTGCGTTTCGTGCTTTTCGAAGCCCTGGAAGCGGAAAAGCTGAACCAGTATTCCAAGTTTGCCGATTTCGACAAGGACACTTTCGAAGCCACCCTCGACCTCGCCGAGCAGATAGCGGTCGAGCAGATTTACCCGACCGCCGCGCTGGGCGACAAGGAAGGCGGTTGCAAGTACGATCCTCAGACTAAACAGGTTGCGATTCCCCCCTGCTACAAGCCCGTCCTCGACGCGTATTATCAGGCCGGCCTTTTCGGTCTCTCCGACGAGCCCGATCATGGCGGGTCCGGCATGCCGGTCGCGATCAACGCGGCGGTCATGGAGTACATGTGCGCGGCGAACTATCCCCTTGGAATGTATCCCGGCCTTTCGCACGGCGCGATGGAGCTCATAGTCGAATTCGGCACGAAAGAGCAGCAGCACGAGTATATGCCCAAGATGATGAGCGGCGAGTGGGGCGGCACCATGTGTCTCACCGAGCCCGAAGCCGGTTCCGACGTGGGTAACCTCAAGGCCAAGGCCGTCAAGCAGGCCGACGGCACCTATTTAATCACCGGCCAGAAGATATTCATCTCTTCCGGCGAAAACGACTACTACAAGAACATGATCCACCCGGTGCTCGCCCGAATCGAGGGCGATCCCAGGGGTACGAAGGGCATTTCGATCTTTATCGTTCCCAAGTATCTCATCAATAAGGACGGCTCGCTGGGCGAGTTCAACGACGTCACCTGCACCGGTATCGAGCACAAGATGGGTATCGCCGGTTCGGCGACCGCGCAGCTGGCGTTCGGCGACAACGGCAAGTGCGTCGGCTATCTCCTCGGCAAGGAGCGCCAGGGCATGAAGATCATGTTCAAGATGATGAACTTCGCCCGCATGGGCGTCGCGATCCAGGGTCAGGGCAACGCGTCCGCCGCGTACATGCATGCGGTCACCTACACCAAGGGCAGGCTGCAGGGCGCGCACGTCACCCAGATGCTGAACCCGGAAGCGCCGCTCGTTCCGATCATCCAGCACCCGGACGTCGTCCGCATGCTGCTGTGGATGAAGTCGCACCTCGAGGGACAGCGCTTCCTTACTTATTACATGTTCTACAACATAGACCTGGCCACCGTTATGGAAGGCGACCTCCAGAAGGAAGCGAACGGACTGGTCGAGCTCCTCACCCCGATCTGCAAGTCGGGCTGCACCGACAAGAGCGTTGAAATCACCTCCGAGGCGGTGCAGTGCTACGGCGGCTACGGCTACTGCGCGGACTACCCTGTGGAGAAGTACATGAGGGACTCCAAGATCCTCCCGATCTGGGAAGGCACCAACGCCATCCAGTCCATGGACCTCACCATGCGCAAGATCCTCATGAACCCCGAGCAGTTCAACTACAACGCATGGAAGAAGCGCGTGGACGAAGTTGTCAAGAAGGCGAAGGGAGTTGTCGAAGACAAGTACATCGACATGGTTGCAAGGGGCATGACGAAGCTCGACGAAGTCATCGAGATGATGAAGGGCCAGATGGCGGGCGGCAAGTTCATGCACCTGTTCATGAACGCGACCCTGCTCCAGCAGGCCATGTACATGCTCGCCATGGCGTGGGCGCATCTCTGGATGCTCACCATCACCATCCCGAAGAGGAAGGCGATCGTGGGCGACGCGAAGGGCGCGGACCTCAACAAGCTCCTCGCGGACAATCCCGAAGCGGCGTTCTACTCGGGCAAGGTGCTCTCGTCGCAGTTTTACATCGGTATGGAGTTCCCGAAGTACTTCGGAAGGATCGAGGGCCTGCTCGGCGGCGAAGCCGCCGTCATCAAGGCGAGCCCGGAAATATTTACCGGAGCGCTGGAGGCCTAA
- a CDS encoding TolC family protein: protein MKDQSETTRGGSGSGGVTALKRLIPECLALVLLLAPSLYADAPIVVETLGWEECAALARAHHPDIVSAKEKLQQARDAKGITRSALLPQVSTSLDIDRTRKDASAPSQGTVDDTTYSYGITAKQLLFDGGRALYDTRGADAQVRQAVYSTMATSSTVRYSLRSAFIELLRAQELLGISDEIVERRKKSLDLVRMRHNAGKEHRGSLLTAEVNLAQAVADRVQADRAVSLARHKLAREMGLKEWKKFTVKGDLSLPETGTGYPDFASLASRTPAVRQAELQKEYADYARKSAEAGHFPEVYGTASAGKSDTSWPPRESQVSAGVGITLPLFEGGKRVYRSSKENAAYRQAVAEFESAKGSASVTLEQKWIAFMYAIDTFGIKEKYLRASEERARIAAAQYNIGQVSFDNWIIIENELVEAKKNYLNARASALEAEASWKNAQGVTLENEI, encoded by the coding sequence GTGAAGGATCAATCTGAAACCACGCGGGGCGGATCGGGGTCCGGGGGAGTTACCGCGCTGAAACGTCTCATTCCAGAATGCCTTGCGCTCGTGCTGCTCCTGGCTCCGTCGCTGTACGCCGACGCCCCGATAGTCGTGGAGACGCTCGGCTGGGAGGAGTGCGCGGCGCTCGCGAGAGCGCACCATCCCGATATCGTATCGGCGAAGGAAAAGCTGCAGCAGGCCAGGGACGCGAAGGGAATCACCCGGAGCGCCCTCCTGCCGCAGGTGAGCACATCGCTCGACATCGACAGGACGCGGAAGGACGCTTCGGCCCCTTCGCAGGGAACCGTGGACGATACCACCTACTCGTACGGGATCACCGCGAAGCAGCTTCTTTTCGATGGAGGCAGGGCGCTCTATGACACCAGGGGCGCCGACGCGCAGGTACGGCAGGCCGTTTACAGTACCATGGCGACATCCTCGACTGTGCGCTACAGCCTGCGAAGCGCGTTCATCGAATTGCTCAGGGCGCAGGAGTTGCTGGGTATCTCCGACGAGATAGTGGAGAGGAGGAAGAAGAGCCTGGACCTCGTTCGAATGCGGCACAACGCGGGGAAGGAGCATCGCGGCTCCCTCCTTACCGCCGAGGTAAACCTGGCCCAGGCCGTGGCGGATCGCGTACAGGCGGACCGTGCCGTTTCGCTGGCACGTCACAAGCTGGCGCGCGAGATGGGGCTGAAGGAGTGGAAAAAATTTACGGTTAAGGGCGACCTCTCCTTACCGGAAACCGGTACCGGATATCCGGACTTCGCGTCGCTGGCGTCGCGCACGCCCGCCGTGCGTCAGGCGGAATTGCAGAAGGAATACGCCGATTACGCGCGGAAATCCGCCGAGGCCGGGCATTTCCCCGAGGTGTACGGAACCGCCAGCGCGGGGAAATCCGACACTTCGTGGCCGCCAAGGGAAAGCCAGGTATCGGCCGGGGTGGGGATCACCCTTCCTCTCTTCGAAGGGGGAAAACGCGTTTACCGGAGCTCGAAGGAAAACGCGGCCTATCGTCAGGCCGTCGCCGAATTCGAAAGTGCGAAAGGCTCGGCCTCCGTAACGCTGGAGCAGAAATGGATCGCGTTCATGTACGCCATCGACACCTTCGGTATAAAGGAAAAATATCTTCGCGCGTCAGAGGAGCGCGCCCGCATCGCGGCGGCCCAGTACAATATCGGGCAGGTGAGCTTCGACAACTGGATCATCATCGAGAACGAGCTGGTCGAGGCCAAGAAGAACTATCTTAACGCGCGTGCGAGCGCGCTCGAAGCCGAGGCCTCATGGAAAAACGCGCAGGGAGTGACGCTTGAAAATGAAATCTAA
- a CDS encoding flavodoxin family protein: MKVVAFNGSPRKQGNTSILIKKVFEPLEAAGIECELVHIGVKPVRGCTACGKCRERKDRRCSIDTNIVNECIAKMLAADGIIIGSPTYFTGVTAETRALIDRSGCVARGNDNMFRRKPGASVSAVQLSSGVNRARATGPTEWPCRAGSFSGSE; this comes from the coding sequence ATGAAGGTCGTCGCGTTTAACGGCAGTCCGAGGAAACAGGGGAATACGTCCATATTGATCAAAAAGGTGTTCGAGCCTCTCGAGGCCGCGGGAATCGAATGCGAGCTTGTGCACATCGGCGTAAAGCCCGTCCGGGGCTGCACGGCCTGCGGCAAGTGCAGGGAGCGGAAGGACCGTCGCTGTTCGATCGATACAAACATCGTAAACGAATGCATAGCGAAAATGCTCGCGGCGGACGGCATCATCATCGGCTCCCCCACCTATTTTACCGGGGTGACGGCCGAGACCAGGGCGCTCATCGACCGCTCCGGCTGTGTGGCGCGCGGTAACGACAACATGTTCCGCCGCAAGCCCGGCGCCTCCGTGAGCGCGGTGCAGCTCTCGTCGGGGGTCAACCGGGCGAGGGCGACCGGACCGACAGAATGGCCCTGCAGGGCAGGGTCGTTCTCGGGTTCAGAATGA
- a CDS encoding TonB family protein produces the protein MKRGGNAGTVLFGSVVKSPGREFDAAAIACARGISFRPALAKDRVPMRRRIRLPVRFRLDS, from the coding sequence GTGAAACGCGGCGGGAATGCGGGCACGGTGCTCTTCGGCAGCGTCGTAAAATCGCCCGGGCGCGAGTTCGACGCGGCGGCGATCGCCTGTGCGCGGGGCATCAGCTTCCGGCCCGCCCTCGCGAAGGACCGGGTCCCCATGCGCCGCCGGATCAGGCTCCCCGTACGCTTCAGGCTGGATTCCTGA
- a CDS encoding DNA-processing protein DprA, producing the protein MKHDKYWMALEQVKGVGPASMREIYDALKGPGLSIVDLFTLSPEEMRAELSLRDPIASAIDTARGRISLIEDEYFTLIDAGIEIVLFFEEGYPERLARLLKNEAPSMLYVYGNRSLLRNKGAAVLGEKSISEKGELVTYLAAQELVRHHITVISGLARGADTIAHRVALESGGETIGVLPYGFSQLKMPESLREVYNPDSMLLVSAFGFPAEYSTFNAFRRNRLACALSKAVYIVEAPAEGGTFEAAKSAKTLGVPLYTTEYAEYPDTAAGNPVLMRDLGAHPVRGRLINNALSPNLDRLIADVKFGDR; encoded by the coding sequence ATGAAGCACGACAAGTACTGGATGGCGCTGGAGCAGGTGAAGGGAGTGGGCCCGGCCTCAATGCGAGAGATTTACGACGCGCTTAAAGGGCCCGGCCTCTCTATCGTCGACCTCTTCACGCTCAGCCCCGAGGAGATGCGCGCCGAGCTTTCACTCCGCGATCCGATCGCCTCCGCGATCGACACCGCGCGCGGGAGGATTTCACTGATCGAGGACGAGTATTTTACGCTCATCGACGCGGGGATCGAGATCGTCCTCTTCTTCGAGGAAGGCTATCCCGAACGTCTGGCGCGCCTGCTTAAAAACGAGGCGCCATCGATGCTGTACGTGTATGGAAACCGCTCTCTTCTGCGAAACAAGGGCGCGGCGGTGCTGGGTGAAAAAAGCATAAGCGAAAAGGGCGAACTGGTCACCTACCTTGCGGCGCAGGAGCTGGTACGCCATCACATAACCGTTATCAGCGGCCTCGCCCGCGGCGCCGACACGATCGCGCACCGCGTGGCACTCGAAAGCGGCGGGGAAACCATAGGCGTTTTACCGTACGGATTCTCCCAGCTCAAGATGCCCGAGTCCCTCAGGGAAGTATACAATCCCGACTCCATGCTCCTTGTGTCGGCCTTCGGCTTCCCGGCCGAATACTCCACGTTCAACGCCTTCCGGCGCAACAGGCTCGCCTGTGCGCTGTCGAAGGCCGTGTACATCGTCGAAGCGCCCGCGGAGGGCGGCACCTTCGAAGCGGCCAAGTCGGCGAAGACGCTCGGCGTGCCGCTCTACACCACCGAGTACGCGGAGTACCCCGACACGGCCGCGGGCAATCCCGTACTCATGCGCGATCTCGGGGCGCACCCCGTCCGCGGGCGCCTCATCAACAACGCGCTCTCGCCCAACCTCGACCGGCTAATCGCCGACGTCAAGTTCGGGGACCGATAA
- a CDS encoding sigma-70 family RNA polymerase sigma factor → MRLRNDAVPSPVSAFGGERGMKDFVERYYGRVYNLCFSFVRDRDEACDLAQDVFVKLLDRMESFRGEADLSTWIYRIGVNTCIDSLRKRKRRAAEPFDERYHDVAGADDFTHKSAVSDMVRGALMDLPVKYRTVVILREFEGRSYREIADVLECSVGTVESRLFRARELLKRILHPIIRGEVDHEV, encoded by the coding sequence ATGAGATTGCGGAATGACGCCGTCCCATCACCCGTGTCCGCGTTCGGCGGCGAACGGGGGATGAAGGATTTTGTCGAACGGTATTACGGCAGAGTGTACAACCTCTGCTTCTCTTTCGTACGCGACCGCGACGAGGCCTGCGACCTTGCCCAGGACGTGTTCGTGAAGCTGCTCGACAGGATGGAGTCGTTCAGGGGTGAGGCGGATCTGTCGACGTGGATCTACCGTATCGGCGTCAATACCTGCATCGATTCGCTCAGGAAACGCAAAAGAAGGGCGGCGGAGCCGTTCGACGAGCGTTATCATGACGTCGCAGGCGCGGACGATTTCACGCATAAGTCGGCCGTTTCGGATATGGTGCGCGGCGCGCTCATGGATCTACCGGTTAAATATCGTACGGTCGTTATTTTACGGGAGTTCGAGGGCAGGTCGTACCGCGAAATCGCTGACGTACTCGAGTGCTCCGTGGGGACGGTCGAATCGCGCCTCTTCCGGGCGCGCGAACTGTTGAAAAGAATTCTGCATCCCATTATTCGGGGGGAGGTGGACCATGAAGTGTAA
- a CDS encoding acyl-CoA dehydrogenase, with amino-acid sequence MALNKLVDSRDVRFVLFEMLKVDELGKFEKYSGFDKDMYEDTLQLAEKMAVEQIYPTNADGDKTGVTYDPDKKLVKAPESFRAPLKAFNEAGFVGIFDDSEVGGMGLPHSVGFSCYEYFCTANVSLTTYPALAHGAAALFMNYASDELKNIYLGKMLSGTWGGTMCLTESDAGSDVGALKARAYRQSDGTFKIVGQKIFITAGDNDLYENIIHPVLARIEGDPPGTKGISIFLVPKYLVNPDGSVGASNDVVCSGIEHKCGIHGSATCTLSFGDNDNCRGWLLGQERQGMKIMFQLMNEARTDVAIQGLSVASTAYMHSISYAKNRKQGAHITQMMNPEAPQVAIIEHPDVKRMLLWMKSYVEGMRMLTYYLSHHLDLEHVYEGDAQKEAKALIDILIPICKAGNTDAGVLVASEAMQVYGGYGYCADYPVEQFYRDAKIFAIYEGTNGIQSMDLTMRKILMNKDQYNYQVWKKRVDDVVKKAKGVVEDKYIDLVVKGVAKLDETIEFLKGQMAKGAFMNLFMNASQLRKGMFMVCLAWLHLWSMTLCTPKMKELLGEAKGEEREKILADNAEAAFYAGKVLAGQFFIGYEFPEYFGKLDSILGGESAVIKASRSIFTGAPEE; translated from the coding sequence ATGGCGCTTAACAAGCTGGTGGACTCGAGGGACGTGCGGTTCGTCCTTTTCGAGATGTTGAAGGTCGACGAGCTGGGAAAATTCGAGAAGTATTCCGGCTTCGACAAGGACATGTACGAGGACACGCTTCAGCTCGCCGAGAAGATGGCGGTGGAGCAGATCTATCCTACAAACGCCGACGGCGACAAAACGGGCGTTACCTACGATCCGGACAAGAAGCTGGTGAAGGCGCCCGAATCGTTCCGCGCGCCGCTGAAGGCGTTCAACGAGGCGGGATTCGTCGGCATCTTCGACGACTCCGAGGTGGGCGGCATGGGGCTTCCGCACTCGGTGGGTTTTTCCTGCTACGAGTACTTCTGCACGGCCAACGTATCCCTGACTACCTACCCGGCGCTGGCGCACGGCGCCGCGGCGCTGTTCATGAACTACGCGAGCGACGAACTGAAAAATATCTATCTCGGAAAGATGCTAAGCGGCACCTGGGGCGGCACCATGTGCCTCACCGAGTCGGACGCCGGAAGCGACGTGGGAGCGCTCAAGGCCAGGGCCTACCGGCAGAGCGACGGAACCTTCAAGATCGTCGGCCAGAAGATATTCATCACCGCCGGCGATAACGACCTCTACGAAAACATCATCCATCCGGTGCTCGCGCGCATCGAGGGCGACCCTCCCGGGACCAAAGGCATATCGATCTTCCTTGTGCCAAAGTACCTGGTGAACCCGGACGGTTCCGTGGGCGCGTCCAACGACGTGGTGTGCAGCGGTATCGAGCACAAGTGCGGCATTCACGGCTCGGCGACCTGTACGCTCTCTTTCGGCGACAACGACAACTGCCGGGGGTGGCTCCTGGGCCAGGAGCGGCAGGGCATGAAGATCATGTTTCAGCTCATGAACGAGGCGCGCACCGACGTGGCGATTCAGGGCCTTTCGGTCGCCAGCACCGCCTACATGCACTCGATAAGCTACGCGAAGAACCGCAAGCAGGGCGCCCACATAACGCAGATGATGAACCCGGAGGCGCCACAGGTGGCAATTATAGAGCACCCTGACGTAAAGCGGATGCTTTTGTGGATGAAGTCCTACGTTGAAGGGATGCGCATGCTCACCTATTACCTCTCGCACCACCTGGACCTTGAGCACGTGTACGAAGGCGACGCCCAGAAGGAGGCGAAGGCGCTGATCGATATCCTTATCCCGATCTGCAAGGCGGGCAACACCGACGCCGGCGTGCTCGTGGCTTCGGAGGCCATGCAGGTCTATGGAGGCTACGGCTACTGCGCGGATTACCCGGTGGAGCAGTTCTACCGCGACGCCAAGATCTTCGCGATTTACGAGGGGACCAACGGCATCCAGTCCATGGACCTGACCATGCGCAAGATTTTAATGAACAAGGACCAGTATAACTACCAGGTCTGGAAAAAGCGGGTGGACGATGTGGTGAAGAAGGCGAAGGGAGTCGTCGAGGACAAGTACATAGACCTGGTGGTAAAAGGCGTGGCGAAGCTCGACGAGACCATCGAATTTTTAAAAGGCCAGATGGCCAAGGGCGCGTTTATGAACCTCTTCATGAACGCCTCGCAGCTTCGCAAGGGAATGTTCATGGTGTGCCTGGCGTGGCTGCACCTGTGGAGCATGACGCTTTGCACGCCGAAGATGAAAGAGCTCCTTGGCGAGGCGAAGGGCGAGGAGCGCGAGAAGATACTTGCCGACAACGCCGAGGCGGCCTTCTACGCCGGCAAGGTGCTCGCCGGCCAGTTTTTCATCGGCTACGAATTCCCCGAGTACTTCGGCAAGCTCGATTCGATACTGGGCGGGGAGTCGGCCGTCATCAAGGCGAGCCGCTCCATCTTCACCGGGGCTCCGGAGGAATAG
- a CDS encoding zf-HC2 domain-containing protein, whose translation MKCKNAGRLLNRYADGECADPVEMSGIEEHLAICSVCCARLDEIQALRRILIRAGGTVTASAPTAEIIRKYREGKRRALWPGRPFGPVPFAAAAAAVVLLIGSIGIINENGDASLGQYLLGSMSETEVVYLAVGEGVYPHEFYVR comes from the coding sequence ATGAAGTGTAAAAATGCCGGGAGACTGCTCAACCGCTATGCCGACGGCGAGTGCGCGGACCCTGTCGAGATGTCCGGCATCGAGGAGCACCTTGCCATTTGCTCCGTCTGCTGCGCGCGCCTTGACGAGATCCAGGCCCTGCGCCGCATTCTCATCCGGGCGGGAGGGACCGTAACGGCGTCGGCGCCTACGGCCGAAATTATCCGAAAATATCGTGAGGGGAAGCGCAGGGCGTTATGGCCCGGGCGCCCGTTCGGCCCTGTTCCATTCGCCGCCGCCGCTGCGGCCGTTGTTTTGCTGATCGGATCGATCGGAATAATCAACGAAAACGGCGACGCTTCGCTCGGGCAGTATCTGCTGGGGAGCATGAGCGAGACCGAGGTTGTGTATCTTGCGGTTGGAGAAGGCGTCTATCCTCACGAGTTTTACGTCAGGTAA
- a CDS encoding substrate-binding domain-containing protein: MRSTVKIITLCAAVTMFAAATALWSEEKGKDKGVILATTTSTLDSGLLDELIPVFQKRTGYFVKPIGVGSGQAMAMGERGEADVLLVHSPDAEKKFMDAGFGKNRRIVMHNDYVIVGPKKDPAGINRAGSVVDALKKIASSGSLYISRADNSGTHAKETKLWKSAETDPKSAKWFHETGLGMGQTLSVASEKSGYTLSDRGTYLSMKKGLALAILREGDKDLLNIYHVIEVNEAKWPKVNAAGAKAFADFMVSAEAQRLIKKYGIAKYGSPLFFPDAMK, translated from the coding sequence ATGAGGAGTACAGTAAAGATAATAACGCTGTGCGCCGCGGTGACGATGTTCGCGGCGGCTACGGCCCTGTGGTCGGAGGAGAAGGGGAAGGATAAAGGGGTAATTCTGGCCACGACGACCAGCACCCTCGATTCGGGGCTGCTCGACGAGCTCATTCCCGTTTTCCAGAAGAGGACGGGATACTTCGTAAAGCCCATCGGTGTGGGCTCGGGGCAGGCGATGGCCATGGGAGAGCGCGGCGAGGCCGATGTGCTGCTGGTGCACTCGCCGGACGCCGAGAAGAAGTTCATGGACGCGGGGTTCGGGAAGAACAGGCGCATCGTCATGCACAACGATTACGTTATCGTTGGACCGAAGAAGGACCCGGCCGGAATAAACAGGGCGGGATCCGTCGTCGATGCGCTGAAGAAAATAGCGTCATCCGGATCGCTGTATATCTCGCGAGCGGACAATTCGGGTACCCACGCAAAAGAGACGAAGCTGTGGAAATCGGCGGAGACGGACCCGAAAAGCGCGAAGTGGTTCCATGAAACGGGCCTCGGCATGGGGCAGACGCTCTCGGTGGCATCGGAAAAATCCGGCTATACCCTGAGCGACCGCGGGACCTATCTCTCCATGAAGAAAGGGCTTGCGCTCGCCATTCTCCGCGAAGGAGACAAGGACCTCCTGAACATATACCATGTGATCGAGGTGAACGAGGCGAAATGGCCGAAGGTGAACGCGGCCGGGGCGAAGGCGTTCGCTGACTTCATGGTGTCGGCAGAGGCGCAGAGGCTCATCAAAAAATACGGTATCGCGAAATACGGATCACCGCTCTTCTTTCCCGATGCGATGAAATAG